The Acipenser ruthenus chromosome 11, fAciRut3.2 maternal haplotype, whole genome shotgun sequence region ATTCCTGTACGCTTCACTGAGGACGAAGAGTCGGCCAGTTGAAAGTGGAAACTCCTTCCTTCCCTTAATCAGAACAGGTGAAGCGTTGTTTCCAGCTTGCTTGCTGACCCACACCTGGCAGCAGTTAGCACAGTAACAGGAAGCCCTGCTGGTCCGTGAGGTTTGTGATGAAACCTCTAGAATGATCTCAGTGTGGTCTCTCAGTGCTCGGTCACATGAATGCAGCAGGTTTCCATCCACATTGCACAGAGGGACGCCAGGGCTCAGTGTGATAGTGTTCCTCCAAGGGCCTGAGGGACTGGtggcctctgtctgtctgtctgtctgtctgtctgtcacagcaCAGGGCTGGGTGCAGCAAGTTTAGGATACTGAAATGCTATTGTAAGAGGAACATTTATCCAACTGCCTAGAAAGTGTGGACCTGATGTGCGTCATGTTTGTGTTATAATGAGGGGTGTGCTGTTACTTTGCATTTGACTGTCCTTTTAACATTCTTCACAAAATGAATCCCCAGTAGAGTAACAGCATCCACAATGTTAGTTTACTTtaacatcttttttatttttatacatttaacatgcctttcttttcttgttttaggAGTTGAGAGAGCTGTGAGCCACCTACCCCCCAATCCTGCCCTGCACAGCGCCCCCACCGGGAGACCCGCAGAGAGGCACATTCGCCACAACGCTGCTCCATGGCCAGCAGAGGGAGTGCCCGGCCCAACGGCCTGGGCCAGACCAAGATCTGCCAGTTCAAACTGGTTCTGCTGGGAGACATGGCAGTGGGCAAGTCCAGCCTAGTGCTTCGATTCGTCAAGGGGCAGTTTGACGAGTTCCAGGAGACCACGATAGGGGGTGAGAGGACACAGGCTAGGGAACACATACAGACGCATGGggacacagacagggacagagatagacacacacagggacatgcAGAAATTCTCAGCAACAAATATGCATTGTACCCGTTAAGGAACCCAGAGTGTAGTAAGTGACGGGTGCAGACCTGCAATCTGGTAAAGGGAAGCAAGCAGTGCTCGTTTGTTATTCTTTCCTTGTTCACTGACTCAGAACAGAGAAGGGCATCTTGCAGATACAGACAGGCACCCACACTGTACAGTAGGGTCGTGGAGCTGGCAAGGAGTGAGAGGGTTTACCCAACAAGAGAGTGATTTCTTCAGGTCACCTTCAGCCTGCtttgtgcgcgtgcgtgtgtgggGATTCCTTGTACAGAGGAGCAGTTTGGTGTAATTCACTGACTGAGAAATGGCTCTGCTTCTCAGTCATTGAATTAAGTCAgagttatatataatatataataaatatatatatatatatatacacagtactgtgcaaaagttttaggcaggtgtgaaaaaatgctataaagtaagaatgctttcaaaaatagacatgttaatagattatatttatcaattaactaaatgcaaagtgagtgaacagaagaaaaatctaaatcaaatccatatttggtgtgaccaccctttgccttcaaaacagcatcaattcttctaggtacacttgcacaaagtcagggattttgtaggcatatagtcaggtgtatgattaaacaattataccaaacaggtgctaatgatcatcaattcaatatgtaggttgaaacacaatcattaactgaaacagaaacagctgtgtaggaggaataaaactgggtgaggaacagccaaactcagctaacaaggtgaggttgctgaagacagtttactgtcaaaagtcatacaccatggcaagactgagcacagcaacaagacacaaggtagttatactgcatcagcaaggtctctcccaggcagaaatttcaaggcagacaggggtttccagatgtgctgtccaagctcttttgaagaagcacaaagaaacgggcaacgttgaggaccgtagacgcagtggtcggccaaggaaacttactgcagcagatgaaagacacatcatgcttacttcccttcgcaatcggaagatgtccagcagtgccatcagctcagaattggcagaaaacagtgggaccctggtacacccatctactgtccagagaagtctggtcagaagtggccttcatggaagacttgcagccaaaaagccatacctccgacgtggaaacaaggccaggcgactcaactatgcacgaaaacacaggaactggggtgcagaaaaatggcagcaggtgctctggactgatgagtcaaaatttgaaatatttggctgtagcaggaggcagtttgttcgctgaggggctggagagcggtacacgaatgagtgtctgcaggcaacagtgaagcatggtggaggttccttgcaagtttggggctgcatttctgcaaatggagttggggatttggtcagaattaatggtctcctcaatgctgagaagtacaggcagatacttatccatcatgcaataccatcagggaggcatctgattggccccaaatttattctgcagcatgacaatgaccccagaCATACAgctaaagtcattaagaactatcttcagcgtaaagaagaacaaggagtcctggaagtgatggtatggcccccacagagccctgatctcaacatcatcgagtctgtctgggattacatgaagagagagaagcaactgaggctgcctaaatccacagaagaactgtggttagttctccaagatgtttgggccaacttacctgccgagttccttcaaaaactgtgtgcaagtgtacctagaagaattgatgctgttttgaaggcaaagggtggtcacaccaaatattgatttgatgtagatttttcttctgttcactcactttgcattttgttaatagataaatataaactattaacatgtctatttttgaaagcattcttactttacagcattttttcacacctgcctaaaacttttgcacagtactgtatatgtgtatatatatatatatatatatatatatatgtctatgaATGAGTGGGAAAATGATTAATTGTCCCCTTGCTCCCCGCAGCGGCGTTCCTGGCGCAGTCAGTGTGTCTGGACGACACGACGGTGAAGTTTGAGATCTGGGACACGGCGGGGCAGGAGAGATACCACAGCCTGGCGCCCATGTACTACCGGGGAGCGCAGGCTGCCATTGTGGTGTTCGACATCACCAAACCGGTGCGGGCATTAACACTCATTACTGCCACCCCCAGCTCTGTACTGTCACAACACAAGAACACTCACTACTGCCACCCCCAGCTCTGTACTGTcacaacacacaaacactcaaTACTGCCACCCCCAGCTCTGTACTgtcacaacacacaaacacacactactgccacccccagctctgtactgtcacaacacacaaacactcactacTGCCACCCCCAGCTCTGTACTGTcacaacacacaaacactcactacTGCCACCCCCAGCTCTGTACTgtcacaacacacaaacacacactactgccacccccagctctgtactgtcacaacacacaaacactcactacTGCCACCCCCAGCTCTGTACTGTcacaacacacaaacactcactacTGCCACCCCCAGCTCTGTACTGTcacaacacacaaacactcactacTGCCACCCCCAGCTCTGTACTgtcacaacacacaaacacacactactgccacccccagctctgtactgtcacaacacacaaacacacactactgccacccccagctctgtactgtcacaacacacaaacactcactacTGCCACCCCCAGCTCTGTACTGTcacaacacacaaacactcactacTGCCACCCCCAGCTCTGTACTGTcacaacacacaaacactcactacTGCCACCCCCAGCTCTGTACTgtcacaacacacaaacacacactactgccacccccagctctgtactgtcacaacacacaaacactcactacTGCCACCCCCAGCTCTGTACTgtgacaacacaaacacacactactgccacccccagctctgtactgtcacaacacacaaacacacactactgccacccccagctctgtactgtcacaacacacaaacactcactacTGCCACCCCCAGCTCTGTACTgtcacaacacacaaacacacactactgccacccccagctctgtactgtcacaacacaccaacacacactaCTGCCACCCCCAGCTCTGTACTGTcacaacacacaaacactcactacTGCCACCCCCAGCTCTGTACTgtcacaacacacaaacacacactactgccacccccagctctgtactgtcacaacacaccaacacacactaCTGCCACCCCCAGCTCTGTACTGTcacaacacacaaacactcactacTGCCACCTTTGCTGGCCCCTGTAGGAGACATTTGAGCGTGCGAAGGCCTGGGTGAAGGAGCTGCAGAGACAGGCCAGCCCCAACATCGTCATCGCACTGGCTGGGAACAAGTCCGACCTGGCAGAGAGGCGCATGGTGGAGTACGAGGTGTGAGATACAGAGGGATAGGAGCACTACAGTGCACAATATTAGAGTAACTCAGTGTTATATCTGTTAGCATATGACTCGGCAGGGAGATGCACAGGGCAGTACATAGCATGTTTCTGGCTCTGTTGCTAATGCCATTCCTCTGAAGTGTGATAGGCTAGTTTGCAGGTGGCCTGTACCAGCAGTCCCTGCTCCTCTCACTGTGTCTGTCCCTCCCTTTCCCAGGAGGCTCAGACGTACGCCGAGGACACAGGGCTGCTCTTCATGGAGACTTCAGCCAAGACTGCCATGAACGTCAACGAGCTGTTCCTGGCCATCGGTGAGTCTGTACACTTACACACACGTGTCCATAAAGGCACGCACACGCAAACAAGCATATTCAGGCACAGACCCACACACAGGTGAGATGTCAAACTGAGGTCCTCTTGACTGCAGTGTTCACTCCTCATTTTGCTGACTGACAAAcacataaaacattttgaaatattgaAGTCAGTGGATTAGCGATGGCCTGACTGTCAATTAACTTAAAATTAGTTAAATCACCATGCAAATAAACTGGGGTCCCTCTGTCTATAAATGGTTGCATGAGATCTTGTAATAGCTAAAGATCCTGTTCCTGACTGAGCCACTGACTCCCTTGTGCTGTCTGAAGCCCAGGCACCCACTGTACAAGGTGTCTGTTTATCTCACTTACTGCATTATGGCTAAAATAAGTTCATAAGACATAATAAAGGCAGCAGCACAAAGAGAATCCAAACTATTATCTATAAATATTGTATATGGTATAAATTTCAGTTCTTCTATCAATGTAAATGTTggttcttttaaataaaatgtttatttgtttatttacagcaAAGAAGATGCCAAAAACAGACACTCAGAATCCAACACACGCTGCCAGACATCGAGGGGTTAACCTGCACGATGCAGAGGCACAGTCCAGCAGGGGCTGCTGTGGCAATTAAACAATGTCATCGTGCCTTTCTCTTTCCAGTTTCATTTGAACCCAAAAGAAAGACTTGGTGAAATAGTGAGTGTGAAGGGTCAGAAGACTGTGAGCAGGAAAGGGGGTTTATATAACTGGCACTAATATATAGTAgtttatgatttgtttttataaataatctTTCTGATCCTTGTGTAAGATTGAGCATTTGAGTACAGACTCACAGACGGAGAGAGACGCACACAATGGTAAAGCTTGATCCTCACTTTATTACAGAGACTGCATCAGGGCTCCCATTGCAAAGCAAACAGCACCATACTCGGTTCTCCTGTAAGCTTCATTACACAAACCTGAGCTTGGACTGATGTGCCAGTCTCTGGTGGGTC contains the following coding sequences:
- the LOC117426760 gene encoding ras-related protein Rab-5B-like, with protein sequence MASRGSARPNGLGQTKICQFKLVLLGDMAVGKSSLVLRFVKGQFDEFQETTIGAAFLAQSVCLDDTTVKFEIWDTAGQERYHSLAPMYYRGAQAAIVVFDITKPETFERAKAWVKELQRQASPNIVIALAGNKSDLAERRMVEYEEAQTYAEDTGLLFMETSAKTAMNVNELFLAIAKKMPKTDTQNPTHAARHRGVNLHDAEAQSSRGCCGN